CGCGCTGGGCGCGGCGGACGCCCGGCTCGCCCCGGTCGCCGCGCCAGCGCTGCCCGCGCCGCGCCGCCGCCGGGCCGCCGTCCGCGCCGAGTTCGGCGTCGGCCAGGAGCGGCCGCTGATCCTCTCCGTGGGCCGGCTGCACCCGCAGAAGCGGTACGACGTGCTGGTCGACGCGGCCGCCCGGTGGCGTACCCGGACCCCGGCGCCGGTCGTGGTGATCGCCGGCAGCGGCCCCGCGTACCTGCCGTTGGCCGCCCGGATCTCCGCCGCCCGGGCCCCGGTGACCCTGCTCGGGCACCGCACCGACGTGGCCGACCTGCTCGCCGGCGCCGACCTGGCGGTGGTGACCAGCGACTGGGAGGCCCGCCAACTCTTCGCACAGGAGGCGATGCGGGCCGGCGTACCGCTGGTGGCGACGGCGGTCGGCGGCCTGCCGGAGCTGGTCGGCGACGCCGCGGTGCTGGTGCCGCCGGCGGACGTGGACGCCGTCGACGCGGCCGTGCGTGCCCTGCTCGACGACGAGGCCGGGCGGGCCGAGCTGGGGCGGCGCGGCGCCGCCCGGGCCGCCACCTGGCCCAGCGAGGCGGACACCCTGGCCCAGCTGGCGGCGCTCTACGCCGAGCTGGCCCCGCACGGCGCCGGACCGGCCGCTCCCGGCGCCGACGCCCCGTCGACGGGACGCCGGTGATGCGGCGCAGAATCGCCCCGATCCTGCTGACCCTGGTCGTGGTGGCGCTGGGCATCACCGCGCTGACCGCCCGCCCCGAACGGGAGGCGTCGCCCCCCGGGCGCACCGCCGACTTCGTGGTGCTGGTCGGGGTCGCCGGACTGCGCTGGGAGGACGTCGACCCGCAGACCACGCCGACGTTGTGGCGGATGGCCCAGAACGGCTCGATCGGCTCCCTGTCGGTCCGTTCCGCGCACCGGCCGACCTGCCCGGTGGACGGTTGGCTGACCCTCGGCGCCGGCAGCTACGCCGCCTGGAACGGCAGCCGCCAGGCCGGGGGCTGTCCACCGGCCCAGGTGACGGTCGAGCAGCCCGACGGCATCGGCGCGAACCTGCCTGACCAGGAGAGCGTCGTCCTGCACAACCAGGAGCGGCTGCCCTGGGGCACGGTGCCCGGCGCGCTGGCGGAGTCGGTGCGCTGCTCGGTGGCGGTCGGGCCCGGCGCGGCCGTGGCCGCCG
The nucleotide sequence above comes from Micromonospora sp. M71_S20. Encoded proteins:
- a CDS encoding glycosyltransferase family 4 protein; protein product: MTQPAPFPGWRGTVALLLASSTGGVGQHVRSLAGGLTAAGASVLVCGPAATQEQFDFTGVGARFLPVEIPASPTPADARAVTALRRALAAEPVDVLHAHGLRAGLVAVLARPAAPLVVTWHNAVLAGGLRGGVSRLVERVVARGARVALGASTDLVERATALGAADARLAPVAAPALPAPRRRRAAVRAEFGVGQERPLILSVGRLHPQKRYDVLVDAAARWRTRTPAPVVVIAGSGPAYLPLAARISAARAPVTLLGHRTDVADLLAGADLAVVTSDWEARQLFAQEAMRAGVPLVATAVGGLPELVGDAAVLVPPADVDAVDAAVRALLDDEAGRAELGRRGAARAATWPSEADTLAQLAALYAELAPHGAGPAAPGADAPSTGRR